The Neurospora crassa OR74A linkage group V, whole genome shotgun sequence sequence ATTCTTTATAGAGGATTTTAATTCGATTAACTTTAGCGAGGGcctttttaaagttaatatttatttccttaaaagtattattctaGAATTAggatacaattaataaattagtatattattgctCCACTAAAGCGACGTTACGCTCCTTCTAGCCGacaatagtatatagagaattattatttaattatagagagGAAATATTCTTCTACAGaactatattttctttaataatattattatatttctattactactagttaATTTAAACCGCTTATTAGGCCTTAAGGCTTTCGAGTATAGTAACGCGGGTCTTAAATCTTTCGGCTTCCTTTTTGGAAGCGATTGCCAATTTGTCCTTTACTTCAATAATAGCGTTAATTTTGTTATTAAAGTTTTTGAATTTAGTAttgaagtaataaagtaacttTATAACTTCGGGGGAATCCTTAGCCTTCTTAGCGAAGTTTTTAGGGATTAAAAGGCCGgttgccttttttttataaatgtATTAGAGTAAATCGAAaccctttaatagtattaggaatattttatataagttaaTTTGACTTTgctaagattattattaattactaaaattaaatattttattataattctaactaataataataaattaggggATTATTGCGATGATTGTATTTGCGATGCCATTCATAGTACTTAATTGAAATTCTCGCTTCGTAtcgactattattaaatacgttttaattaattactttcgACCGTACTAGTCGGCTAAATGTAATTTCGCGAAGACTAAATAACTACAATAGTCTCTTACTATTCTTAGTCTTTCcaaaattacttattatgcATTAATACGATGgttaggtataataaagtattatagggCGCGAGTAAGTACTAAGCTAAGATTTTGATTGTTGTGCgaggaacaggaagagaaTCCTGTGCGCGTACGAGAACTATGTAAGGCACGCTTGTGCGTGGGTCTAGTATACGGACTACAGCACGTGTGCACGTGACTGCTGTACTGCACTCAGACAGCTGCAGGCTGGCTACACCACTGCAGTGCAGCACCCATCTATATACAGGAACATGGCAGCAATGCCTGTGACACTTCCCCACGAGTCCCTGATGAACCTAAACCAATGTAGTGTAGATCATCCGCGACGGCCCTGTCGTCCAGTGAGGGGGTGCCATGGAAGGTAATGAGGCTACTGTTGTAGCCCAATTCACCCCCATACGCTCAGGTATGAGATATCTTCCCAGCCCAACTCTCGGCCACACGACGTGGACATCCACTGCGGTCAGACAGACATTGGGGAGTACCTAGGAAGGCGGGAGGGGccaagtacctaggtaggtatgtagtgaATATgaaagaaaggggaaggaatgATGGAAAGGAGAAGGCAGGTAGAAGCTCGACGCTACACTATTTCGGATATACGGATGCGCTAGGTAGGCTCAAGGAGCCTGGCACGCCTGGGCATTCGTCGCAATTGGAAGAGGGAGCTCTGGGCGTGCTTTCAGAATTTTCTTTGTTGCAAAGATTGCTGCCCACAGCTGCCGTATTCCGTCCAAACTCATGCGAGTTTTGGCATGGCGCTCGCGTGCAATAGGTTCGTGGGAATCCCTTGCTCCGTCATTTGCCTCCGCTGCCAAGGTCCGCGGAACCTCCACGCTTGGACATGCAACCACTGGACTGGTACGCACCACTGTACgcagtaggtacctaggttacCGCATCTTCTCACTTGTAACGGAACTCCTCAATCGGGGAAGAAGGCCACCACACCTTGTGCGGGCGTTTTGAGCTTGCTCTTAGCTGCATATGCAGCAATATGCCAACCGGATTGGCTAGTAAGCCTTGAGTTGTATTATGTATAAAGCATTTTCGTTACAAGTGAGAAGATGCGGTGGGTGGTAGGATGGAACATACAGCTTACGCTAAGACAGAGCGCCATTTCCCTGTAATATTTTCTGTATGGTGTCCTGGTAAGTATTTCTCCGTTATGCTCCTGCATTTCTGTAATTTTCACTGTCCACTCTGCGGTGGCACTGTGCACCGCAGTCTCACACTTGTAATCTGGGGCGCACcttcctagaggtaggtaggtatgtactaCCCACCCTCATTAGTTCCGAGTCTCCACCGATGTGGATGTCCAGTATGGATAGTAGTCGGCGGCCCCCTTCTGCCCCAAGCTCCCAGGATTAGGACCACCGCGGCGGACAGAAGCAACACAAAGCAAGCATTCAGAACAAAAGAAGCACCGATCGTATTTCGGCCACCCTCGCTCCCGTCTGCACCGCAACCACTACGACGCCAATAAGGTTTGCTCGACGAAACCTCACCTTTACGACATCACCTCGACTCGGGCCACTTACCTTCGAATTCGATACACGGCGGGCACAGTACGTGAAAATTTCAGCTGCTCAATGCCGCCGCTTAGTACTGCACCGACACTGAACCCACCTGCGACTCCAACTTTGAAATTCTGCTTCCATCGGGTTTTCCACTTTTTGATCTCTTCAGTTGCATTTCAGACCATACCTAACGGAACCCCCAGGGTAGGGGCAGGGCAAGGGCAGTTACACCCGACCACTACCGACTCGCAATACTACTCTACTGTACCTCGACACACTACATTGCGCCCCAAGCAATACATGCACCTTTTTTGATACCGTCGCTTCCTGTTATCCCGAACCATACGCAATACGTCCATATTCACATATCTATCCATACGCTACGTGGTACTTTACGACGCCCGGCCATCCACCTCTTTCTCATCCTAACCATCTGTACCGGCGGCCACACACCGTACAATCCTGGCTGACTCTTGCGCGGCTCTCGACACCTCTCCCAGCTCTAGCTCTCCGTCCAGCATCCAGTTCAGTCATCTCCAAGGTCCACTGCAACAGAACCCGCCTCATCAGTGTCAGTCATCAATGGGTTTATCCACTTTCTGTTCCTCTCTCTGAAAACGAGAAACTCGACGCTGCTCCACCATCACCTGGCTACACTATCATTGCCGCCGTTAACGGCCCCGTCACCGCCGACCTGTAACTCTACTATCTCCCGCCGGCTTCCTCGAGGCTCTCACCAGTCTTCCAGCTTGAttctgcctcttcctcctgctaCTAACTACGTGGTGTATACCGCTGCTAGTGGGCGCATCCCTGGCCCTTCAAGCTGCTTGCCCATTCTCCAAGCTCACCACTACCcaaagaaggaagacgaCATCAGGGTCTGGGCGGCTCAACCACGAAGCGCAGCGCGGATACCTGCTACGTACCCAGAAGCGCAAACGCCGGTTCGCGTAAATTAGGCTCTGGGCAAGCCATCAAGCAAGGAAGGTCCGAGGTCGAGGTAGCAAAACGGGAGCCCGCCTCGACAGGAAACCAAGGGATCATACGGCAGCGCTTCATACCACACAACGCCGTTATTAGCTACAGCATCCGACGGGCCAATTCGAACCCAGCAGTCCAAGTACCCGTACTCACTGGACCGAGCGGCTTCCACCCAACGTATCCAACGTATCCAACGTCTCTTGGCCGTCAGGGTGGATCACCGAGCTGCCCCCTCCCCTTACTCTCCAATCCTGGACGGTTCCCAAATAGGAGCAGCTTGCATACGGCTGCCACCTCATCATTCTGCCGTGGGTTCACAGACCGTCACaaaacggcggcggcggcccaTACCTTACCCGCCCCTTCCTCGCAAAATCCTACACCTGCCACTGCATGCTTCGAGGTCTCCCGTGTACAATACCTGGGTCCAACCCCGTACCAGTACAACCGCCATACTTGCAGCCTCCCTGGTACCTAGCTACGGACTTACCTGCCTTACAGGCTACTTAGCTCGACCTGCTGCTCAACCCCCGTACGCCTCATTACCTTTGCTTCCTCACTTGCTGACTTGTGCGTGAGAGCAAGAGAGAAAACGCCAGAGTGGACTCGGTCATTGTCCACAACCATTCGCTATACCTGCTACAAGACGTCCCCTCCTGGAATCCACGCCTTGCCAGACCTTTCGACATCTATATATCTTTCCCCGCACTCTTCTTTTACCACCATAGGGGACCCAGCCTATTCTGACAACGCCTGGAAGATGCGACGAAAGACTTCTCATCACACATAATcccggttttttttttttttttctccttggTCGTGGCACAACCCATCAGAAAAAGACTTGGTCCATCACTTTGTTCGTCCAAGTTTGTTTGCAACGGCTTTGCCCCTAGGGGACCTCTCTCCCTTTTACCCAACATCATGTCTTCAACTACAGAGGCTCTCTTGGTTTCCCAAAACTCCCCTTCGACTTTGCCCGAGGCCATATCCCGTACCATGGCCCCAAATACCTCACCATCGCGGCGGGCACGTCCTGCTCATGTTCAGACAGCTCTCACGCTACAGCCCCAGGCTTTCACCAATGTATCTCCGCTGTCCGCCATAAGCACGTCGTCTGCGTCGCCCACGTCACAACAACCCTCTCCGGCCTTGACACCAGACACGGCCGGCGCCATATTCACAGAAAGCAGCTCCCTTCAGGGTTCCCCTGCGACTTTCGTATCTTCCACGACAAAGGGGATGGACTCTTACGCTTCTACGATTAAGGGAATGGAGGAACCAGTTACGCCTCTTAACCTCCCCGAGCCACTAGCCCCAGCCCCTTTGTCATCGAAGAAAAGCAGTAACTCGCTAAAAAGGAATGGAGAGAAAAGCGGCGAGAAGATCCCCAGGCAACAGAATGCTATGGGCGAGGCTCTGTCCAAAAGTAGCTTTGCGGGTAGTCTGGTCCGTCGCGCTTCAAACACAGTGAACAAAGCGCGCGACATACTTACACGAAGAGCATCAATGAACATTGTCAATCGGGATGCTGACCCGATGGTGGCGTCTTTGCGCCGTGGGAGCAACACCTTCCCACTCGGGGAACACAACTACAGAGGTCACTTGCTGGAATCAGATGATGAGTGTGCCATAGATGACGCCGGTCCGTTGGACGGGTTGCGAGACGCTCAAATTCCCCTGAGCATTGGACCCGAGATTCCGGTTGCTTTACGCCAAGGTGTCATGTTGAAAAAAATcagcaagaagaaaaaggaaaagagaatcACCCTCACCCTTGATCCAGACACTTCCAAGATATGGTGGGACAAGAGTCGAACAGGGAGAAAGTCTGTGTTCATCGATGACATCAAGGAAGTAAGGACAGCCGAGGACATTCGACAGTACCGTCTTGACGCCGGGGTTGAAGAATCTGAAGAGCCCAGGTTTTTCTCGATCCTGTATACAGTCCCAGAAAAGTCAGGAACCAAGGTGTTGCATCTCATTGCCCTGAATTCCACCGACTTTCGCAATTGGACCACGACACTCGATGCTATACTTCAATATCGCCAGGATTTTACGACAAACCTGATGGCCTTCAACGAAAAGGCCGTCCACGAGTTCTGGCAACGACAAATGAGAAAGAAGTACGCAGATAGGGTCATTCCGGCTGAAGGCGAAACCATTGAACTTCCCGACATTGAGAGAATCTGTCGCTCTCTTCACATGCACCTATCGCCGACAGAAATTCGCGACAACTTTAACGCTGCTAAAGCTGCCAAGGCTACCTCCAACGGGGTCTGTGATCCCACTTCCCCTTCCAGTTTGAACTTCAACGAGTTTAAAGAGTTCGTGCGGCTATTGAAGGCGAGGTCTGAGATCAGCCATGTCTTCAAGAATCATACGACCAACCCTAAAGCAGGGATGACGAGGCAAGAATTCATACAATTCTTGAAGGAGATTCAATGCGAAGACGTGGAGGAAGATTCTACGCATTGGAACAATATCTTCTCTCAGTTCGCGCGTAGACGCAGGTCCAAAGATGCCGAGCAGACCATCAGCGGGGATGAGTCATTGACCATATCTGAGGCTGGCTTCACTGGATTTCTCAATTCACATTTCAACAGTTTGCTCATCCAGGAGCCATCCGAATATGTTCTCGACCGACCAATGAATGAGTATTATATCTCAAGCTCACATAATACATATCTTCTTGGTCGCCAAGTCCGTGGAATCTCCAGTGTCGAAGGCTATATTTCGGCACTTGAGCGTGGTTGCAGATGCGTTGAAGTCGACTGCTGGGACGGCCCGAATGACGAGCCTTATGTGTCACACGGCCATACCTGGACCACAAGGATCAAGTTTGAAGAGGTGATCAAAACCATCAACAAGTATGCCTTTGTCAAGTCTCGCTTTCCTCTCTGGATATCGCTGGAGGTCCGCTGTAACGCTGCGACTCAAGCCAACATGGCAAAGATTATGATTGACATATTCGGCGACAAGCTTGTCCGGGCACCCCTCGATCCATCCTCGGATCGACTTCCCTCACCGTCTGACTTGATTGAGCGCATCCTCATCAAGGTCAAAAAGTCTCAGCCAGTACCTAACACACCATCTGAGGAGTCGCTGAAGACTGAGCGACCTGGTCGGCGGCGCGGCAACAGCCTACCCTCACCTTATCAGAGGCCGTCACCTTTACCATCTCCCATGGATAACACATCCGTCGCTGTTCCTGGAAGTCCCTCGTTGAGTCCAAGTCCGATGTTGCGAGCGACACGGCAAATTAACACCATCACGGAAGGCGAGGTTCATTCCCACGGGGGGCCTAGCAACAGCCCCAGCGAATACGAGAGTGATGCTGAAAAGGATTCGGGGAAGAAGGTGGTGAGCAAAATCAACCCTATCCTCGGTGAACTGGGCGTTTATTGCATGGGCGTTCACTTTGATGGGTTCGACAGCCCCGACGCTAAAAAGTTCAACCATATCTTTTCCTTCAAAGAAAAGACCTTTGCTGAGAGAAGCCAGCCGGGTGAAGCAAAGCGTGCTTTGTACCGTCATAACATGCGCTATCTCATGCGTGTGTATCCGAACGGAGGTCGGATATCTTCTAGCAACTTTGACCCGCTCCTCTATTGGAAGCGCGGGGTTCAAATGGCAGCACTGAACTGGCAAACATTCGATCTGGGGATGCAGCTGAATCAGGCTATGTTTGATAGTGGCACCGACCTGTCCGGTTATGTTCTTAAACCCCTCGAGGGACGTCAGATTCAAGTCGTCCCGACGGATGCTGCCGGGCAGCTATCGGGTAAAAGACCACGGAAGAGGATCTCGTTCAAGATTGAGGTCATCTCTGCGCAGCAGCTGATGAGGCCATTGAATCTTCCCAAGGGGCGGACGCTTGATCCCTACGTCGAAGTCGAGATTTTCCTGGCCGATGACAAGAGGAATAAGCAAGATGGTGCCACAAATGCACCAGCTCAGGAGACGCAGCTGAAATATCGCACCGACATCGTCAAAGACAATGGCTTCAACCCCGTTTTCAAAGGCAATAACTCTTATGAGTTCATTGTTACCACCAAGTACCCTGATCTCATCTTTGTGCGCTGGAGCGTGAAGCTTGGCGACAACAAAGGATACAACGACCGCAGCCCCCCCTTGGCGACTTTCACAGCTAAGCTTGGCGGCCTCAAGCAAGGCTACCGCACGATACCGCTGCTTGATCACAACGGGTATAACTACCTATTCTCGACCCTCTTCTGCAAAATCACCAAGAGCCAGCCTACCGATATCATGGTTACCTACTCCAGTGAAGTTCCAAGGAACAGTGTTAGCAGGATCAAGAACATTTTTAATCAGTCCGGCATCAGCCCCAAATCCAGCATGGATAGTGGCCGGGCCTGAGTTGTTTCATGCGGTTCGTTTCGGTACTGTATCAATATCAccatttttttcttccattgTCTATTGCGGATGTATTCAATCATCTCGAGCGACCATGTATCATTTACTATCTCGGAGCACTGCACGAGCTGTTTCATCTTGTGTGGGAAGCCGCATGTTTTTGCTCCATTTTTCAACTGTCTCATTGTTTGTGATCTAGCACATACACCTATACCCCCAATTTCCAAACATTTCCTGGTCTAGCGCTGAGTGTTTCGATCCGATTCCCTTGTCCTGAGGATGTTGTCATTTCTTCCTTGTCGTTCGGGCGGGCAGAGTCTCTCCTATCATTGGGGTTGCATTTAGGACTGGAACGGTTGGTGTATCAAGCAAGTCtctgctttttttttcatcacAATGCATTAACTCTTGTTGGGCAGCGGGTTTCTGTTTGGATTATGGCTACGTCAACACCGAGAGGGCTGCTTTTGAGGTCTTTATCGCGCGAGGTAAACTTTAGAGAAAGGGATCAGAAGGCTGGGCTAGCTTGAAGAAAgcagggaaagagaaaagtgaTGTcgtttttctattttacacCTCTTCGCGCCGCTGAATCGGTTTCTTTTGTCCGGCGGTGGCGAGGAGGCTGGGAGAATCCATGAGACAGACATATATCCTGGATGGGAGGAActcatgttttttttttctcgggAGCATATCAAGGATGCATCACATTTTGCCACGtgcaaagaaaaaagtatTACATgagggagagaggaaaaAAGGCAACGGAAAGCATGGCATGGGGGTTTATCACGAACACACCAAGGGAACCGGAAAGATCAAAGTTAACACTTTACGAGGCACAGGTGGGCGAGGAGGTTCTCACTTTTATGTTCatttacatatatatatattggtGCATTGGAGCATCATATGAGCTCGCAAGGCAACTACTACCACTACCTGTAAGATATGCAAGCATACTGGGAGTTCTTCAAATTGGTttgcggcggtggtgacCACAAcctttggttggttggttgtttGGCCTCGCAACTATGACTTCCTGTTGTTACTCTGATTTTCTTTTCATGGCCGTTATTTTTATTCAACCCTGTTTTGGCTATAGCTACAGGTTTTTGTGGTTTGCTTAGGTAGCAATGAATCCAGGCGCACTAGTGTGCCGAATTTTGGTTTCAAGATCCGGTGTTCAGGGGCATGTAAACAAGTACACGGCGGATAAGAGCTTCACTCATAGCGAGCGACTCTTGGTATGGTAGAGTCTCAGGCTCAGGATATTCGCCCATCTTGAGATCAAGACCAAGCCCATGTAAATGTTTGGCTTGCTCGACATACATGGTAACCTAAAAGCCTATCTCTAAACACCACAACGCCACATGAACCGACCTGATCCTGCTCCTTTCGCCCACGCCTACAAGGCTTTGAAacttcttaaaaatatatattgttGATGTTTGTCCAAGAAGTACTTTGCGCTATAGTATGGTACGTTTCGCTAAAGCCAAATCGGGGAAACAAGTAAGTAGTGTGATGATATTAAGAGATGGACgtgaaaggaagaaaagaagagaagaaacagGGATCACGGGCACTTCTTCATCAATCCACGCCATCATCATTCGaccttccctcctccccattcTTCGCGCTCCCGCCAAATCCCCGAGCAGGAGGACTTATAGGACTAATGGGACTCCTCGCTCCCCCAGGCCGTCCATGCGCAAGCAATCCCACTCCGCTTGCGCCGGCAGGGCGACCCCATCGCCCGTTTGTTACCACATTCAGGGCACTTTGCTCCGCATCCTCCTGTTTGCGGCCAGCATCTTGGAAGtagtcctcgtcgtcatcgtcatcatcattaagAACGTCGTCTTCTACTACCAGAGTACGGCCTGCAGGACTCAGTCTGCTCATGGCTACGTCGTGTTTGCCATATATTACTGGTTCGTCATCGGCGTACATGTTGGGATCGCGGCCCAGGATTCGGTCGGCTTTGCTGGGTGTGCGTCGTGAAGGGGTGAATGAGGGACTACTGGAGTTACTGTTGCGCTGTGTTTGTGGCTGAGAGGAGGGTTGCAGGTAGTGACGACCCGCACCACCTtgtgggtgttgttggttgggCGGCGTCCATGTAGGTGTATATACAGGCGTAAtatcgtcgtcatcggctGGACCCCATCCGGCTTGTCGCTCCCGCTGCCGTTGCTCTTCGCGCTCCCGAGCGATACGATCGCGGGCCTCGATCCACTTCGGGTTCGGCTCCCAGCTCCAACCGTCGCCGATGGTGGTGCATACCGGGAAGGGCCATAGCCAGGCGTTGGTACCAAAGAGATGCAGCAGGTTGCGCGGTGTCCCGAGATCGAAAGCGTGGGGCAGCTTGGTCGAGTCCTGCTCATCCAAGTAGTCTTCGTAGCGTTTACGGGCGCGTATGTGTTCCATCTCGTCGTACGTAAAGCGGCGCGAGCCTGCCTGGAGTTCGGGATTGTGCTGGGAGGCAAGATCGTTGCGTTGCGATGAGCCCGAAGGAGTCGTCATCCGTCGCATCTCTTCACCTTCCTCTGGTCGTGTGACTCCTGGGATGGTGTTTTGGTGGATGTCCAGTAGTTGCTGACCATATTTAGGCAGCGCAATACCTTGGCCGGGGGTATGCTGGTTGACGTAGGTCCTTTGCATCGATTCGCGCAGCGGAGACAGATAGCGCGTTTTCTCTAAACATTCAATGGTGGTCTGTCCACGGGAAGCCAGGTATATATGCCATCCGCAAAAAGCGGACAGGACGATACCGATAATTCCAGAGATGACGGAAAGCATAATGTAGTTGACTGGCATGAGGGTTTCGACGTAGGTGGTATTGCTCATAATCTCCTCCCACACCCACGATGCCGAACCGGCAAAGCTGACCCAACAGAAAACTGATGTATAGATGAGGAACAGCAAAAAGGCCTTGTGATTGCGCAGCCCAACACATGTTGCAAGCCACGGACAGTGGTGGTCCATTTTCAGAACGCAGCGGCGGCATGTCGAGCAGTGGTGAGCGCGGTCGGGCTTTCGTGCCTGGCACTTTTTGCAAAATCGGAATTCGCCATTGGACTTGACGGTGAAGGAGGTGGCAGTAGGGGGCGCTTGTGTGGGGAGGGTACTGTAGCCATACTCGTTGGTGGTGCTCCCGGGCGAAGTGAAGACAGCGTATGTGTAGCACCAGTTGGCGAGGAGGTAAAGAACGACGGCGATGAAGCCATAGGAGTGACCTGTGGGGGGGCGAAGCATAAGGTTAACAGGCGCAACAGCGATGTTGAGAACCGGGGAGAGGGTCAACCTACCTAGCCAAGTGACGCGAGATGGGGTCGTACTAAGCGAGACATCGACATAGGCGGCCCAGCTTGTCATACTGTAAACGAAGGCGAGGGGAAAGTAGGTGACGCATGTGCAGCAGTAGCGCTCGAGTTTTCTGGCCCAGCGGCGCGCCATGGTAGCggataaggaagaaggggaatcGAGGGCGGTCGAGGTGGAAGACGTTGTGTATGGCGTTGCGTCCATCAAGGGTCATGTCTCTGTAGAAGGCAGTCGCGATCTTGAGTTGTGAAGTAAACGATGGACCCGAAAAGTCGGGCTATTGGATAGAATGACTGCCGGATGAACCGTGGTCGAGTCGTGCGTTGAGGTAAGCTCGTTTCGAGGGTCGGGGATCTAGAACAGAGTCCGTGATCGCGAATCGAGGCTATCGCCAGTCCATCGTCTGGGGATATCGAGATGCGAGTCTGCAGTGTCCAGGCTCTGGTGGCGTGGACAGGATGGAGGGGGGAAACGTGGGAGACGGGGGAGCTCAAGAGGCTGCTTCGGAAAAAGGAATGATCAAAGTAAGGTTGGCAGATGTGGGTGGATGTCGTCGAAAGTCCAAACATCGGTGGCCCAAGGGACTCGCGGAATGGCAAACAGCCATGCAGGGGGGGGCGCTTCCAACCGCAGTCAGCCTGAACCCTCACATCCAATCAGAACAAGAGCTACTGTTGGTTCTCGAAGTCGAAGCAAAAGAACCCTTGTGACATGCATGCCCGTTGGGATGCTGTTGCATTTTCATGTCGAGGTGCCGAACATTGGCGGACTGCGGGTATCATCACGTttcaacaaaaaaaaatgaagacAGCGACGTTGATGTATCATGTTATAGAGGCAGGATCGGCATCCAGCTCACCAACTACAAAGTACGAATGTCTCAGCTTTCGGGGGCTTCATGTTTGCAACTGTTCAACTGCCCTTTGACTTTGTCTGCTACTAGGCCAATCATGCGACCGGATGAAATGAGTTTGGATGTCCAACTTCCATTGTCAGGGGTGAACGGGGTAAGTTGGCAGTTGCAGCGATCCACTGTAAATTAAACGGTGGGGTCTTCCCATCAAAGTGACAGGTCGAGCAGGCGTCGAGTTTCCTTTAGCTTTTGACTCGCGGGCAAATGCAAAGTCTCATGCCCGATTTTCGTGATCGAGTGCCTGATCAAAGCTCAGATTGCTGGCCAAGGTCATTGCTGGACGTTGCGGTGACACTTGAAAGGGTTGTGTGATCATGAAGGGAACTATTCAGGAGTAAGTACGTTCTACCGATAGTGTACGAACCGTTGCCGAAACGCCTGCAGACAGTCCGTGCGTCGCTGATGATGTCGTCCGGTACGTACCACCTATTGTGCCCGGCGCTCCACTGAAACCCCGCCCGAGAGCTCGCTAGTACAGTCCATACTGCGCAGTAGGCGGTCCGGATGACGGTCCCGGCAGCGGCCCGGTGCAGTTCAGTCCAGGCCCGTCTCGATTTCCTGAACTTCTTCTCTTCAGTGTGATAGTCTATGTTGAAGGGCCAAACCTGCTGCTTCCTGCAATCATTCAGAACACTTTGAAAAGAGCTCGAGATGATGGTACGATCAACACCAATCGGAGTCTAAGGAAGCTGGCCCTGGTGGACTTCACGGAAGGCGGCTCCTGAAAGCGGGGGAACTTGGAGCTGAGGCTGACCGTTGGCGGAGGTACGAAGGTAGGTAATTGCAAGGTGTCCTGTCATACACACATACAGCTGTACCGCCCAACCAAGCAACAGCGCTCTTCACCACTTTCTGGCTACAGTGACCGCGGTCGCAAACCGCAACCAACTCTTTAACTCCTACATGAGGTCCACATACCAACCTAACTTCCAATACCGATACCTTGAATACGTATTGTCTATTGTGAATCTTGTGTGACATCTTCATTATAGTTTCGCTAAATCCATCCTCAAGAAAGCAGTCCTGATCTCGAGCCGCAGAGGATAACCTTTTGAGGCCTGGTCACGGATACTTCTACCACCAAGAACTGCCCGCTGCTATAAGCAATTGCACAACTTCCGGGCGACCCAAATACTTCCACTCGACCATCTCGTCATTTAGGAACATCATTAAGCACCAAAGAAATAGCGAAATCACTGGTAAAATGGCAACACCAAAGTTCAACTCCAAGTCGCCCACCATCCGTCGCATCCGTAAGTTCtttcagcatcatcatcaacatcatctttcttcttcactgCTAGATTCCAGGACTAATACTTGTTCAACCCATTATAGTCCGCGAAGCCCAAGAAATCTCCGCTTCACCCTCCCCCGATTACACAGCCACTCCGCTCGAATCA is a genomic window containing:
- a CDS encoding phosphoinositide-specific phospholipase C; its protein translation is MSSTTEALLVSQNSPSTLPEAISRTMAPNTSPSRRARPAHVQTALTLQPQAFTNVSPLSAISTSSASPTSQQPSPALTPDTAGAIFTESSSLQGSPATFVSSTTKGMDSYASTIKGMEEPVTPLNLPEPLAPAPLSSKKSSNSLKRNGEKSGEKIPRQQNAMGEALSKSSFAGSLVRRASNTVNKARDILTRRASMNIVNRDADPMVASLRRGSNTFPLGEHNYRGHLLESDDECAIDDAGPLDGLRDAQIPLSIGPEIPVALRQGVMLKKISKKKKEKRITLTLDPDTSKIWWDKSRTGRKSVFIDDIKEVRTAEDIRQYRLDAGVEESEEPRFFSILYTVPEKSGTKVLHLIALNSTDFRNWTTTLDAILQYRQDFTTNLMAFNEKAVHEFWQRQMRKKYADRVIPAEGETIELPDIERICRSLHMHLSPTEIRDNFNAAKAAKATSNGVCDPTSPSSLNFNEFKEFVRLLKARSEISHVFKNHTTNPKAGMTRQEFIQFLKEIQCEDVEEDSTHWNNIFSQFARRRRSKDAEQTISGDESLTISEAGFTGFLNSHFNSLLIQEPSEYVLDRPMNEYYISSSHNTYLLGRQVRGISSVEGYISALERGCRCVEVDCWDGPNDEPYVSHGHTWTTRIKFEEVIKTINKYAFVKSRFPLWISLEVRCNAATQANMAKIMIDIFGDKLVRAPLDPSSDRLPSPSDLIERILIKVKKSQPVPNTPSEESLKTERPGRRRGNSLPSPYQRPSPLPSPMDNTSVAVPGSPSLSPSPMLRATRQINTITEGEVHSHGGPSNSPSEYESDAEKDSGKKVVSKINPILGELGVYCMGVHFDGFDSPDAKKFNHIFSFKEKTFAERSQPGEAKRALYRHNMRYLMRVYPNGGRISSSNFDPLLYWKRGVQMAALNWQTFDLGMQLNQAMFDSGTDLSGYVLKPLEGRQIQVVPTDAAGQLSGKRPRKRISFKIEVISAQQLMRPLNLPKGRTLDPYVEVEIFLADDKRNKQDGATNAPAQETQLKYRTDIVKDNGFNPVFKGNNSYEFIVTTKYPDLIFVRWSVKLGDNKGYNDRSPPLATFTAKLGGLKQGYRTIPLLDHNGYNYLFSTLFCKITKSQPTDIMVTYSSEVPRNSVSRIKNIFNQSGISPKSSMDSGRA
- a CDS encoding palmitoyltransferase PFA3, which gives rise to MDATPYTTSSTSTALDSPSSLSATMARRWARKLERYCCTCVTYFPLAFVYSMTSWAAYVDVSLSTTPSRVTWLGHSYGFIAVVLYLLANWCYTYAVFTSPGSTTNEYGYSTLPTQAPPTATSFTVKSNGEFRFCKKCQARKPDRAHHCSTCRRCVLKMDHHCPWLATCVGLRNHKAFLLFLIYTSVFCWVSFAGSASWVWEEIMSNTTYVETLMPVNYIMLSVISGIIGIVLSAFCGWHIYLASRGQTTIECLEKTRYLSPLRESMQRTYVNQHTPGQGIALPKYGQQLLDIHQNTIPGVTRPEEGEEMRRMTTPSGSSQRNDLASQHNPELQAGSRRFTYDEMEHIRARKRYEDYLDEQDSTKLPHAFDLGTPRNLLHLFGTNAWLWPFPVCTTIGDGWSWEPNPKWIEARDRIAREREEQRQRERQAGWGPADDDDITPVYTPTWTPPNQQHPQGGAGRHYLQPSSQPQTQRNSNSSSPSFTPSRRTPSKADRILGRDPNMYADDEPVIYGKHDVAMSRLSPAGRTLVVEDDVLNDDDDDDEDYFQDAGRKQEDAEQSALNVVTNGRWGRPAGASGVGLLAHGRPGGARSPISPISPPARGFGGSAKNGEEGRSNDDGVD